A genomic segment from Aegilops tauschii subsp. strangulata cultivar AL8/78 chromosome 1, Aet v6.0, whole genome shotgun sequence encodes:
- the LOC109787542 gene encoding probable starch synthase 4, chloroplastic/amyloplastic isoform X3: MEHADKILKEKEALQRKINILETRLSETNAQHKLSSEGNVSDSPLLLEFDVLKEDNILLKEDIEFFKTKLIEIAETEEGIFKLEKERALLDASLRELESRFIAAQANMMKLGPRDAWWEKVEKLEDLLETTANQVEHAAVILDHNHDLQDRLDNLEASLQAANISKFSCSLVDLLQQKVKLVEDRFQACNSEMHSQIELYEHSIVEFHDTLSKLIEESEKRSLENFTGNMPSELWSKISLLIDGWLLEKKIAYNDASMLREMVRKRDSRLREAYLSYRGTENRDVMDSFLKMALPGTSSGLHIAHIAAEMAPVAKVGGLADVISGLGKALQKKGHLVEIILPKYDCMQVDQVSNLKVLDVLVQSYFEGNMFNNKIWTGTVEGLPVYFIEPQHPAMFFSRAQYYGEHDDFKRFAYFSRAALELLYQSGKKVDIIHCHDWQTAFVAPLYWDVYANLGFNSARICFTCHNFEYQGTAPARDLAWCGLDVEHLDRPDRMRDNSHGRINAVKGAIVYSNIVTTVSPTYALEVRSEGGRGLQDTLKVHSRKFLGILNGIDTDTWNPSTDRYLKVQYNAKDLQGKAANKAALREQLNLASAYPSQPLVGCITRLVAQKGVHLIRHAIYKTAELGGQFVLLGSSPVPEIQREFEGIADHFQNNNNIRLILKYDDALSHCIYAASDMFIVPSIFEPCGLTQMIAMRYGSVPIVRKTGGLNDSVFDFDDETIPMEVRNGFTFVKADEQGLSSAMERAFNCYTRKPEVWKQLVQKDMTIDFSWDTSASQYEDIYQKAVARARAVA; encoded by the exons ATGGAACACGCTGATAAAATTCTTAAAGAAAAGGAAGCCTTGCAGAGGAAGATAAACATTTTAGAGACGAGGTTGTCAGAAACAAATGCACAACATAAGCTTTCAAGTGAAGGGAATGTCAGTGACTCTCCACTATTATTGGAGTTTGATGTTCTAAAGGAAGATAATATTCTACTGAAGGAGGACATAGAATTTTTCAAAACAAAGCTTATAGAGATTGCCGAGACAGAGGAGGGCATATTCAAATTGGAGAAAGAGCGTGCTCTTTTAGATGCTTCCCTTAGGGAGCTGGAGTCCAGATTTATAGCTGCCCAAGCAAATATGATGAAACTTGGTCCTAGGGATGCCTGGTGGGAGAAAGTAGAAAAATTGGAAGACTTGCTTGAGACCACAGCAAACCAAGTAGAGCATGCTGCTGTGATATTGGACCACAATCATGATCTGCAGGATAGGCTTGACAATTTAGAGGCATCACTGCAAGCAGCAAATATTTCAAAGTTCTCTTGTTCTCTTGTTGATCTTTTGCAGCAAAAGGTCAAATTGGTAGAAGACCGCTTCCAAGCATGTAACAGCGAAATGCATTCTCAGATTGAACTGTACGAGCATTCAATAGTGGAATTTCATGATACTCTTAGCAAACTAATAGAGGAAAGTGAGAAAAGATCACTGGAGAATTTTACAGGAAACATGCCTTCAGAATTATGGAGCAAAATTTCCCTTCTAATTGATGGATGGTTACTGGAGAAGAAAATAGCTTACAATGACGCAAGTATGTTACGAGAAATGGTTCGGAAAAGGGACAGTCGCCTTCGGGAAGCGTACTTGTCATACAGAGGTACCGAAAACAGGGATGTTATGGACAGTTTTCTTAAGATGGCATTACCAGGAACCAG TTCTGGTTTGCACATCGCCCACATAGCAGCAGAGATGGCTCCTGTCGCAAAG GTTGGTGGCCTGGCAGATGTGATATCTGGTCTTGGGAAGGCACTTCAGAAAAAAGGGCATCTAGTAGAGATTATTCTTCCCAAATACGACTGCATGCAGGTTGACCAAGTTAGCAATCTAAAG GTTTTAGATGTTCTTGTGCAGTCCTACTTTGAAGGAAATATGTTCAACAACAAAATCTGGACCGGGACTGTTGAAG GCCTACCCGTGTACTTTATTGAGCCACAGCATCCAGCGATGTTCTTTTCGAGGGCTCAGTACTATGGAGAGCATGATGACTTCAAACGTTTTGCATACTTCAGCCGTGCGGCACTAGAATTACTTTACCAATCTGGGAAGAAAGTTGATATAATCCACTGCCATGACTGGCAAACTGCATTTGTT GCACCTCTTTATTGGGATGTATATGCAAATCTAGGCTTCAACTCAGCTAGAATTTGCTTCACCTGTCATAATTTTGAATATCAAGGAACTGCTCCAGCTCGTGATTTAGCATGGTGTGGCCTTGATGTTGAGCACCTAGACAGACCAGACAGGATGCGGGACAATTCACATGGAAGAATAAATGCTGTTAAG GGCGCAATTGTGTATTCAAACATCGTAACCACTGTCTCGCCAACATATGCACTAGAGGTTCGCTCAGAG GGTGGGCGTGGACTCCAAGATACACTTAAAGTACATTCCAGGAAATTTCTTGGGATACTTAATGGAATCGACACAGATACATGGAACCCTTCCACAGATAGGTATCTCAAGGTCCAGTACAATGCTAAGGATCTCCAGGGAAAGGCAGCCAACAAAGCAGCCCTCAGAGAGCAACTAAACCTGGCTTCTGCATATCCTTCACAACCACTG GTTGGTTGCATTACCAGGCTAGTTGCTCAGAAGGGTGTACATCTTATCAGGCATGCAATATACAAAACAGCTGAATTAGGAGGACAATTTGTCCTTCTGGGTTCAAGTCCAGTACCAGAAATTCAG AGAGAGTTTGAAGGTATTGCAGACCATTTTCAGAATAACAACAATATCCGGCTGATTTTGAAGTATGATGATGCGCTATCTCATTGCATATATGCTGCGTCTGACATGTTCATTGTCCCCTCTATATTTGAGCCATGTGGCCTCACTCAG ATGATAGCCATGAGATATGGTTCTGTGCCGATTGTTCGGAAAACTGGTGGGCTGAACGACAG TGTCTTTGACTTCGACGACGAAACAATACCCATGGAGGTGCGGAACGGCTTTACATTTGTCAAGGCCGACGAGCAG GGCCTAAGCAGCGCGATGGAAAGGGCGTTCAACTGCTACACGAGGAAGCCCGAGGTGTGGAAACAGCTTGTGCAGAAAGACATGACGATCGATTTCAGCTGGGACACCTCGGCTTCGCAATATGAAGACATCTACCAGAAGGCGGTGGCTCGAGCGAGGGCGGTGGCGTGA
- the LOC109787542 gene encoding probable starch synthase 4, chloroplastic/amyloplastic isoform X1, producing the protein MACSAAAGVEATALLSPRCPAPSPPDGRSRRRLALASRTRHRSLRAAAQRPHKSTTGADPLNNRANPRSDEAAVSAEKERQRKYNDGDGISNLQLEDLVGLIQNTEKNILLLNQARLQAMEHADKILKEKEALQRKINILETRLSETNAQHKLSSEGNVSDSPLLLEFDVLKEDNILLKEDIEFFKTKLIEIAETEEGIFKLEKERALLDASLRELESRFIAAQANMMKLGPRDAWWEKVEKLEDLLETTANQVEHAAVILDHNHDLQDRLDNLEASLQAANISKFSCSLVDLLQQKVKLVEDRFQACNSEMHSQIELYEHSIVEFHDTLSKLIEESEKRSLENFTGNMPSELWSKISLLIDGWLLEKKIAYNDASMLREMVRKRDSRLREAYLSYRGTENRDVMDSFLKMALPGTSSGLHIAHIAAEMAPVAKVGGLADVISGLGKALQKKGHLVEIILPKYDCMQVDQVSNLKVLDVLVQSYFEGNMFNNKIWTGTVEGLPVYFIEPQHPAMFFSRAQYYGEHDDFKRFAYFSRAALELLYQSGKKVDIIHCHDWQTAFVAPLYWDVYANLGFNSARICFTCHNFEYQGTAPARDLAWCGLDVEHLDRPDRMRDNSHGRINAVKGAIVYSNIVTTVSPTYALEVRSEGGRGLQDTLKVHSRKFLGILNGIDTDTWNPSTDRYLKVQYNAKDLQGKAANKAALREQLNLASAYPSQPLVGCITRLVAQKGVHLIRHAIYKTAELGGQFVLLGSSPVPEIQREFEGIADHFQNNNNIRLILKYDDALSHCIYAASDMFIVPSIFEPCGLTQMIAMRYGSVPIVRKTGGLNDSVFDFDDETIPMEVRNGFTFVKADEQGLSSAMERAFNCYTRKPEVWKQLVQKDMTIDFSWDTSASQYEDIYQKAVARARAVA; encoded by the exons GGCGGCCGCGCAGCGTCCTCACAAGAGCACAACCGGCGCCGACCCCCTTAACAACAGGGCAAATCCAAGGAGCGACGAGGCAGCGGTTTCCGCCGAAAAAGAACGGCAAAGG AAATACAACGATGGAGATGGCATATCAAACCTTCAGCTGGAAGATTTGGTAGGACTGATACAGAACACCGAGAAGA ATATACTTCTTTTGAATCAAGCTCGTCTTCAGGCAATGGAACACGCTGATAAAATTCTTAAAGAAAAGGAAGCCTTGCAGAGGAAGATAAACATTTTAGAGACGAGGTTGTCAGAAACAAATGCACAACATAAGCTTTCAAGTGAAGGGAATGTCAGTGACTCTCCACTATTATTGGAGTTTGATGTTCTAAAGGAAGATAATATTCTACTGAAGGAGGACATAGAATTTTTCAAAACAAAGCTTATAGAGATTGCCGAGACAGAGGAGGGCATATTCAAATTGGAGAAAGAGCGTGCTCTTTTAGATGCTTCCCTTAGGGAGCTGGAGTCCAGATTTATAGCTGCCCAAGCAAATATGATGAAACTTGGTCCTAGGGATGCCTGGTGGGAGAAAGTAGAAAAATTGGAAGACTTGCTTGAGACCACAGCAAACCAAGTAGAGCATGCTGCTGTGATATTGGACCACAATCATGATCTGCAGGATAGGCTTGACAATTTAGAGGCATCACTGCAAGCAGCAAATATTTCAAAGTTCTCTTGTTCTCTTGTTGATCTTTTGCAGCAAAAGGTCAAATTGGTAGAAGACCGCTTCCAAGCATGTAACAGCGAAATGCATTCTCAGATTGAACTGTACGAGCATTCAATAGTGGAATTTCATGATACTCTTAGCAAACTAATAGAGGAAAGTGAGAAAAGATCACTGGAGAATTTTACAGGAAACATGCCTTCAGAATTATGGAGCAAAATTTCCCTTCTAATTGATGGATGGTTACTGGAGAAGAAAATAGCTTACAATGACGCAAGTATGTTACGAGAAATGGTTCGGAAAAGGGACAGTCGCCTTCGGGAAGCGTACTTGTCATACAGAGGTACCGAAAACAGGGATGTTATGGACAGTTTTCTTAAGATGGCATTACCAGGAACCAG TTCTGGTTTGCACATCGCCCACATAGCAGCAGAGATGGCTCCTGTCGCAAAG GTTGGTGGCCTGGCAGATGTGATATCTGGTCTTGGGAAGGCACTTCAGAAAAAAGGGCATCTAGTAGAGATTATTCTTCCCAAATACGACTGCATGCAGGTTGACCAAGTTAGCAATCTAAAG GTTTTAGATGTTCTTGTGCAGTCCTACTTTGAAGGAAATATGTTCAACAACAAAATCTGGACCGGGACTGTTGAAG GCCTACCCGTGTACTTTATTGAGCCACAGCATCCAGCGATGTTCTTTTCGAGGGCTCAGTACTATGGAGAGCATGATGACTTCAAACGTTTTGCATACTTCAGCCGTGCGGCACTAGAATTACTTTACCAATCTGGGAAGAAAGTTGATATAATCCACTGCCATGACTGGCAAACTGCATTTGTT GCACCTCTTTATTGGGATGTATATGCAAATCTAGGCTTCAACTCAGCTAGAATTTGCTTCACCTGTCATAATTTTGAATATCAAGGAACTGCTCCAGCTCGTGATTTAGCATGGTGTGGCCTTGATGTTGAGCACCTAGACAGACCAGACAGGATGCGGGACAATTCACATGGAAGAATAAATGCTGTTAAG GGCGCAATTGTGTATTCAAACATCGTAACCACTGTCTCGCCAACATATGCACTAGAGGTTCGCTCAGAG GGTGGGCGTGGACTCCAAGATACACTTAAAGTACATTCCAGGAAATTTCTTGGGATACTTAATGGAATCGACACAGATACATGGAACCCTTCCACAGATAGGTATCTCAAGGTCCAGTACAATGCTAAGGATCTCCAGGGAAAGGCAGCCAACAAAGCAGCCCTCAGAGAGCAACTAAACCTGGCTTCTGCATATCCTTCACAACCACTG GTTGGTTGCATTACCAGGCTAGTTGCTCAGAAGGGTGTACATCTTATCAGGCATGCAATATACAAAACAGCTGAATTAGGAGGACAATTTGTCCTTCTGGGTTCAAGTCCAGTACCAGAAATTCAG AGAGAGTTTGAAGGTATTGCAGACCATTTTCAGAATAACAACAATATCCGGCTGATTTTGAAGTATGATGATGCGCTATCTCATTGCATATATGCTGCGTCTGACATGTTCATTGTCCCCTCTATATTTGAGCCATGTGGCCTCACTCAG ATGATAGCCATGAGATATGGTTCTGTGCCGATTGTTCGGAAAACTGGTGGGCTGAACGACAG TGTCTTTGACTTCGACGACGAAACAATACCCATGGAGGTGCGGAACGGCTTTACATTTGTCAAGGCCGACGAGCAG GGCCTAAGCAGCGCGATGGAAAGGGCGTTCAACTGCTACACGAGGAAGCCCGAGGTGTGGAAACAGCTTGTGCAGAAAGACATGACGATCGATTTCAGCTGGGACACCTCGGCTTCGCAATATGAAGACATCTACCAGAAGGCGGTGGCTCGAGCGAGGGCGGTGGCGTGA
- the LOC109787541 gene encoding glycerophosphodiester phosphodiesterase GDPDL7 — protein sequence MGARYPLVFLILLILHGTKAAPDPPVPGWLTLSGHRPLVIARGGLSGVVPESSQLAYSMAMGGSLCEVVLFCDLQFSSDGVGFCHGSLRLDNSSNIAEMFADRGSTYQVNGRDVQGWFSLDFKSEELHRVLLLQNVLSRSNTFDRTQELLSLDNVVQSVLAQKGELHVIWVNIEYNSFFLEHGLSGEDYILGLPKEFPVTRVSSPEFAFLKSLSGKVRSDIKLIFRFLREDLVEPTTKRTYGELLKDLKAIKAFASGILVPKQFIWPQNKDMYLEPSTSLVKDAHALGLEVYASGFANDDPCMSYNYSYDPSAEILQYIDNSDFSVDGVLTDNPPTASGAIVCMAHTKGNAFVFPIAKAGAPPGGGENTRPLIITHNGASGVFSDSTDLAYQQAVKDGADIIDCWVRMSKDGVAFCLGSTDLNSSTTAATTFLEKMTTVNEIQNKSGIFSFDLLWSEIQTLKPNLVGPFADARLERNPAAKNAGKFMTLAEFLDFAKASNITGILIGIEHATYLIARSLDVVDAVSKALVKSGYDKETCKQRVLIQSEDAPVLAAFKTFPKFQRVLTIEFDISDASKPSVDEILEFANAVKLRRSSAARVNGFFLEGFTNSLVDRLHAGNLHVYVGVLKNEFMNLAFDYWADPLVEIATDTLSVGADGIVTEFPATAASYFRSPCSNYERKDLPFTINPAEPGGLLQLADRNSVPPAPPPAPVLEPQDILQQQLPVCPNDPMFRTFRCRLGPKETPTGKPEYNINMASLDD from the exons ATGGGAGCAAGATATCCTCTCGTTTTCTTGATCCTCCTAATTCTTCATGGAACCAAGGCTGCTCCTGATCCTCCAGTACCGGGATGGCTGACTCTGAGTG GTCATCGTCCTCTAGTCATTGCTCGTGGGGGGTTGTCTGGAGTAGTGCCTGAGTCAAGCCAGCTTGCATACAGCATGGCAATGGGAGGTAGCTTGTGTGAGGTGGTTCTGTTCTGCGACCTGCAATTCTCCAGCGATGGTGTGGGCTTCTGCCATGGCAGCTTGAGACTTGACAATTCGTCAAATATTGCTGAGATGTTCGCTGACAGGGGCTCGACTTATCAAGTGAATGGACGAGATGTTCAAGGATGGTTTTCTCTGGATTTCAAATCAGAGGAGCTACATAGAGTCCTAT TGCTTCAGAATGTTTTGTCTCGCTCAAATACATTTGACAGAACACAGGAACTGTTGTCGCTTGACAATGTGGTTCAAAGCGTCTTGGCTCAAAAAGGCGAGCTTCATGTAATTTGGGTCAACATAGAG TACAACTCGTTTTTTCTGGAGCACGGATTAAGTGGCGAAGATTACATATTGGGACTACCAAAAGAATTTCCTGTCACCCGCGTCTCCTCACCAGAATTTGCATTCTTAAAAAGTCTCAGTGGAAAGGTCAGAAGCGATATAAAGTTGATTTTCCGGTTTCTCCGTGAAGACCTTGTTGAGCCTACGACAAAGAGAACATATGGAGAACTTCTGAAAGACCTGAAAGCTATCAAGGCCTTTGCATCGGGGATTCTTGTTCCCAAGCAATTTATTTGGCCACAGAACAAGGATATGTACTTGGAGCCGTCTACCAGTTTGGTCAAAGATGCACATGCCCTAGGGCTGGAAGTGTACGCATCTGGATTTGCCAATGATGATCCCTGTATGAGTTACAACTACAGCTATGATCCCAGCGCGGAAATCTTGCAGTACATAGATAATTCAGACTTCTCGGTCGACGGCGTTTTAACAGACAATCCACCTACCGCATCAGGAGCCATAG TGTGCATGGCACATACCAAGGGCAATGCATTTGTTTTTCCTATTGCTAAAGCTGGAGCTCCTCCAG gaggaggagaaaacACCAGGCCACTGATCATAACCCACAATGGTGCGAGTGGCGTCTTCTCAGACAGCACGGACCTTGCCTACCAACAAGCGGTGAAAGATGGCGCGGACATAATAGATTGCTGGGTCCGGATGTCGAAAGACGGGGTCGCCTTCTGCCTGGGCTCTACAGATCTCAACAGCAGCACGACAGCAGCCACAACTTTCTTGGAAAAAATGACAACTGTCAATGAGATACAGAACAAGTCGGGCATTTTCTCGTTTGATCTCTTATGGAGCGAGATCCAAACCTTAAAAC CCAACCTTGTCGGTCCATTCGCAGACGCACGCCTGGAGAGAAATCCTGCGGCGAAGAACGCTGGCAAATTTATGACACTGGCTGAGTTCCTTGATTTTGCAAAAGCCAGCAACATCACTGGCATACTGATCGGCATAGAG CATGCTACGTACCTTATAGCCAGAAGCCTTGACGTGGTGGATGCGGTCTCCAAAGCGCTTGTCAAGTCCGGGTATGACAAGGAGACCTGTAAGCAGCGCGTGCTCATACAGTCAGAGGACGCCCCGGTGCTTGCGGCGTTCAAGACGTTCCCCAAGTTCCAGCGGGTGCTGACGATCGAGTTCGACATAAGCGACGCCTCCAAGCCTTCGGTGGATGAGATATTAGAGTTTGCAAACGCGGTGAAGCTCAGGCGCAGCTCTGCCGCGCGCGTCAACGGCTTCTTCCTGGAGGGGTTCACCAATTCCTTGGTCGACAGGCTGCATGCGGGCAATTTGCACGTGTATGTCGGCGTCCTCAAGAATGAGTTCATGAACCTCGCGTTCGACTACTGGGCCGACCCCTTGGTGGAGATCGCCACGGACACGTTGTCGGTGGGCGCCGATGGGATCGTGACCGAGTTCCCTGCCACTGCAGCTTCATACTTCA GGAGCCCATGCTCCAACTACGAAAGAAAGGACCTTCCCTTCACGATCAACCCCGCCGAACCCGGCGGCTTGCTCCAGCTGGCTGACAGAAACTCGGTCCCTCCGGCGCCCCCTCCGGCGCCGGTGCTCGAGCCCCAGGACATCCTGCAACAGCAGCTGCCGGTGTGCCCCAACGACCCCATGTTCCGGACCTTCCGCTGCCGCCTGGGGCCCAAGGAGACGCCGACGGGGAAACCTGAGTACAACATCAATATGGCTAGCCTAGACGACTAG
- the LOC109787542 gene encoding probable starch synthase 4, chloroplastic/amyloplastic isoform X2, with translation MHRVAMEHADKILKEKEALQRKINILETRLSETNAQHKLSSEGNVSDSPLLLEFDVLKEDNILLKEDIEFFKTKLIEIAETEEGIFKLEKERALLDASLRELESRFIAAQANMMKLGPRDAWWEKVEKLEDLLETTANQVEHAAVILDHNHDLQDRLDNLEASLQAANISKFSCSLVDLLQQKVKLVEDRFQACNSEMHSQIELYEHSIVEFHDTLSKLIEESEKRSLENFTGNMPSELWSKISLLIDGWLLEKKIAYNDASMLREMVRKRDSRLREAYLSYRGTENRDVMDSFLKMALPGTSSGLHIAHIAAEMAPVAKVGGLADVISGLGKALQKKGHLVEIILPKYDCMQVDQVSNLKVLDVLVQSYFEGNMFNNKIWTGTVEGLPVYFIEPQHPAMFFSRAQYYGEHDDFKRFAYFSRAALELLYQSGKKVDIIHCHDWQTAFVAPLYWDVYANLGFNSARICFTCHNFEYQGTAPARDLAWCGLDVEHLDRPDRMRDNSHGRINAVKGAIVYSNIVTTVSPTYALEVRSEGGRGLQDTLKVHSRKFLGILNGIDTDTWNPSTDRYLKVQYNAKDLQGKAANKAALREQLNLASAYPSQPLVGCITRLVAQKGVHLIRHAIYKTAELGGQFVLLGSSPVPEIQREFEGIADHFQNNNNIRLILKYDDALSHCIYAASDMFIVPSIFEPCGLTQMIAMRYGSVPIVRKTGGLNDSVFDFDDETIPMEVRNGFTFVKADEQGLSSAMERAFNCYTRKPEVWKQLVQKDMTIDFSWDTSASQYEDIYQKAVARARAVA, from the exons ATGCATAGAGTT GCAATGGAACACGCTGATAAAATTCTTAAAGAAAAGGAAGCCTTGCAGAGGAAGATAAACATTTTAGAGACGAGGTTGTCAGAAACAAATGCACAACATAAGCTTTCAAGTGAAGGGAATGTCAGTGACTCTCCACTATTATTGGAGTTTGATGTTCTAAAGGAAGATAATATTCTACTGAAGGAGGACATAGAATTTTTCAAAACAAAGCTTATAGAGATTGCCGAGACAGAGGAGGGCATATTCAAATTGGAGAAAGAGCGTGCTCTTTTAGATGCTTCCCTTAGGGAGCTGGAGTCCAGATTTATAGCTGCCCAAGCAAATATGATGAAACTTGGTCCTAGGGATGCCTGGTGGGAGAAAGTAGAAAAATTGGAAGACTTGCTTGAGACCACAGCAAACCAAGTAGAGCATGCTGCTGTGATATTGGACCACAATCATGATCTGCAGGATAGGCTTGACAATTTAGAGGCATCACTGCAAGCAGCAAATATTTCAAAGTTCTCTTGTTCTCTTGTTGATCTTTTGCAGCAAAAGGTCAAATTGGTAGAAGACCGCTTCCAAGCATGTAACAGCGAAATGCATTCTCAGATTGAACTGTACGAGCATTCAATAGTGGAATTTCATGATACTCTTAGCAAACTAATAGAGGAAAGTGAGAAAAGATCACTGGAGAATTTTACAGGAAACATGCCTTCAGAATTATGGAGCAAAATTTCCCTTCTAATTGATGGATGGTTACTGGAGAAGAAAATAGCTTACAATGACGCAAGTATGTTACGAGAAATGGTTCGGAAAAGGGACAGTCGCCTTCGGGAAGCGTACTTGTCATACAGAGGTACCGAAAACAGGGATGTTATGGACAGTTTTCTTAAGATGGCATTACCAGGAACCAG TTCTGGTTTGCACATCGCCCACATAGCAGCAGAGATGGCTCCTGTCGCAAAG GTTGGTGGCCTGGCAGATGTGATATCTGGTCTTGGGAAGGCACTTCAGAAAAAAGGGCATCTAGTAGAGATTATTCTTCCCAAATACGACTGCATGCAGGTTGACCAAGTTAGCAATCTAAAG GTTTTAGATGTTCTTGTGCAGTCCTACTTTGAAGGAAATATGTTCAACAACAAAATCTGGACCGGGACTGTTGAAG GCCTACCCGTGTACTTTATTGAGCCACAGCATCCAGCGATGTTCTTTTCGAGGGCTCAGTACTATGGAGAGCATGATGACTTCAAACGTTTTGCATACTTCAGCCGTGCGGCACTAGAATTACTTTACCAATCTGGGAAGAAAGTTGATATAATCCACTGCCATGACTGGCAAACTGCATTTGTT GCACCTCTTTATTGGGATGTATATGCAAATCTAGGCTTCAACTCAGCTAGAATTTGCTTCACCTGTCATAATTTTGAATATCAAGGAACTGCTCCAGCTCGTGATTTAGCATGGTGTGGCCTTGATGTTGAGCACCTAGACAGACCAGACAGGATGCGGGACAATTCACATGGAAGAATAAATGCTGTTAAG GGCGCAATTGTGTATTCAAACATCGTAACCACTGTCTCGCCAACATATGCACTAGAGGTTCGCTCAGAG GGTGGGCGTGGACTCCAAGATACACTTAAAGTACATTCCAGGAAATTTCTTGGGATACTTAATGGAATCGACACAGATACATGGAACCCTTCCACAGATAGGTATCTCAAGGTCCAGTACAATGCTAAGGATCTCCAGGGAAAGGCAGCCAACAAAGCAGCCCTCAGAGAGCAACTAAACCTGGCTTCTGCATATCCTTCACAACCACTG GTTGGTTGCATTACCAGGCTAGTTGCTCAGAAGGGTGTACATCTTATCAGGCATGCAATATACAAAACAGCTGAATTAGGAGGACAATTTGTCCTTCTGGGTTCAAGTCCAGTACCAGAAATTCAG AGAGAGTTTGAAGGTATTGCAGACCATTTTCAGAATAACAACAATATCCGGCTGATTTTGAAGTATGATGATGCGCTATCTCATTGCATATATGCTGCGTCTGACATGTTCATTGTCCCCTCTATATTTGAGCCATGTGGCCTCACTCAG ATGATAGCCATGAGATATGGTTCTGTGCCGATTGTTCGGAAAACTGGTGGGCTGAACGACAG TGTCTTTGACTTCGACGACGAAACAATACCCATGGAGGTGCGGAACGGCTTTACATTTGTCAAGGCCGACGAGCAG GGCCTAAGCAGCGCGATGGAAAGGGCGTTCAACTGCTACACGAGGAAGCCCGAGGTGTGGAAACAGCTTGTGCAGAAAGACATGACGATCGATTTCAGCTGGGACACCTCGGCTTCGCAATATGAAGACATCTACCAGAAGGCGGTGGCTCGAGCGAGGGCGGTGGCGTGA